From the Hydrogenimonas thermophila genome, the window GTGTTCGCCTACCAAAAATGCATCTGCACCTACTTCGTGTAAATGTTTAACCTGTTCGTGATCGTAAATACCGCTTTCTGCAACAATTATCTTACTGTTTGGAATAAGCGGTATCAACTTTTCGCTTAAGTTCATATCCATTTCAAATGTTTCAAGGTTTCGGTGGTTGATGCCTATGATGTTTGCACCTGCAAATATGGCTTTAATAAGATCTTTTTTATCATGAATCTCAACAAGTGCTTCCATTCCCAAGTGCCATGTATATTCTAGTAGTTCTTTGAGCTGTTTGCGAGTTAGTGCTTTGGCAATGAGCAATACAAAGTCAGCGCCATAAACAAGAGCTTCAACAAGCTGGTACTTATCTATAATGAAATCTTTACGAAGTAGCGGCATTGGTACATAGCGTCTTATTTGTGTCAAATACTCAATATCACCTTTAAAATAGTGAGGCTCAGTTAAAATAGAAAGTGCATCTGCTCCACCCTCTTCATACTCTTTTGCAATCATAAGAGGGTCAAAATCTTCACGAATAACACCTTTTGAAGGGCTTGCTTTTTTAACCTCTGCAATGATTCTGTAAGGGTTCTCTTCTGTTGACTTTAAAACTTTATGAACATCTCTTGGCGGGAAAGGGTTGTATGCCAAAGAGCGTCCAAGCCACTCTAACGGATACTCTTTTTTCTTTCGCTCAAGATCAATCTTTGTACGGGCAATTATCTCATCTAAAATCACTTCTTTTTACTCCTACACTCTTGAATTTTTTTCATATGGTTTTTAATCTCTTCATCTTCCATTCCAAGCTTTTCTACAACTTTTTTCATTAGCTTGTAAGCTTCATCACATTGATCAAGTTTATAATAACCCCAAGCTAATGAGTCAATATAAAAGGCTGAGTCAGGTTCAGCTTTCAAGGCTTTTTTAACCAGTTTTATGCCGCGATTTATGTCAATATCATTGTCAATCAACAAATAACCTAGATAATTATAATAGAGTGGATCATCTAATCCTTGTTCAATAGCGCGATTTAATTTATCTACTACACTATTTAAAAGTTTTTTATCATTTTTCTTTTCAGCTGCCTCGAAAAGCAAAATTCCATATTCAGCAAGCCATATAGGATCTAAACTATTATCATAAATCTGTTTTGCTAATTTAGCTGCTTTTTTAAATTGACGTATCTGTTTTAAAATAGCTAAAAGAAGACGATTATCCGTTTTAGAAGATTCAAGCAATTCTATAGCTTGATCATACTTTTTCTCATATGCGTAAATTTCTGCAGCTTTTTGTGCGTACTCACTCTTTTTAGTAGTTTTATAAAGATTGGCATATATTTTTGCCATATTGTTTAAATCACTGCGTTGACGGTAAATCTCTGCCAAAAATGTGCATATTTTCTCAGAACAGCCAATGAACTGTGTATGTGAGCGTAGCATTTGAATAGTTTTATTAACATCTTTTAGTTTATGAAATGTTATTGATGCAATTTTGATCAAAGATTGATCATCGTGATGTTTGCTATAGTATTGGTTATAAAGGTCTATAGCTTCTTGGTATTTTTGCATTACTAAATAGATTGATGCTACAAGATCAATATTTTCCATACTCTCTGGATCTATTTTTAAAGCTTTTTTTGCACTTTCAAGTGCTTTATCAACATAATTTAGTTTTAACTCTGCTAGTGTAAGTAGTCTATATAGTGTAACATTGTTGGAGTGATGTTTTAAAAACGAAACAATCTCTTTTTGTGCGCTTTCATAACCACCTAAAGAGATTAAAAGCTTTAGTGACTCTATTTTATACTCAATTTTTTTAGTCTCTTTGTAGAGTTTATCAAAGAGTGCATATGCTTTAATGTAATCACCATGCTCTTTATAGTAAAGTGCATGCATTATATAACCAAGCTCATTTTCAAACTTCTCTATTTTACTGTCTACATCTATTTCTGATCTGTTTTGAATATTGCTTTTATCTGCACATCCACCAACAAGCAGAAGTGTTATTAAACTAACTATAAAGAGATTATTCCTGGACATTCTGCTTTTAATTCCTCTTCATTATCTTTAAAATATTCCCAAAATGGAAATGTTCGGCACTGAATTGGCCTAACTGGATATATTGCACATCTCTTTTTTTCACGGTCAAAAAAGATGCAATCATACTCACCTTCAACTACTACTTTCTCTTTGATACTAAAACGATACCCTACTTTTTCCAAGTACTGCTTAATGAAACTCTCTTCATCAATATTTAAAAAAGCAGCCATTTCAGGAATTTTTTGAACTGAAACCCATATGTGACCGCTTTCACCTATGCAACAGTTACCTTCACAGGTTTCACAAGCTTTTGGATCAAATGCGAAATTATATCCATCTTTTTTTATGATATCTGACATTTTATCGTATGTGTCCTTGCTTTTTTAAATATCTCTTGTGCTTCTGTGCTGTATTTATCCCCTTCGAAAACTATAAAAGGTGGTAAAACTTTGAGTCTTGCTTTAGAATTTTTCCTTGCGTGTATCATTACAAGCTTTGCCGCACGGTCTGTCTTTGGATGAACCATACGCAACTCTTCAGCTCTTAGTGCTACTTTATTTAAACTTTCTAAAAGCTGTGGTAGTTGTGATGCATCATAACAAAAAATGAAATGTCCTCTAGAACTAAGAAGAGATGCAACTTTTTTAAAAAAAGGCTCTATTGGCAAATGGGTATTGTACCTGCATGCGTTTATATGGCTATTTTGACTTTGAATCACATCAGGATGATAAAAAGGAGGGTTTGAGACTATAAAATCAAAAGGCTTAGTAGCATTAAATTCAAGGAAATCACTCTTTATAAGCTCTGCATCAATTTTGTTGACTTTTATATTTCTTTGTGCAAGTTTGGCCATAACATCTTGCTTCTCAACCATAGTAAGATCTATATTAAAATCCCTCGCAAGCAGTAAGCCAATTACACCTACGCCGCATCCAACATCTAAAAGCCTCCCTTTAGGAGAGTAGGATGATATAAAATCGTAAAGAAACATAGAGTCACTGTTAAAACAGTAGCCTTTCTGAGGTTGATAAAAAAGCACATTACACCCAAATTTTTGATAGAATTATATCAAAAAAGGTTCAATAGATGATCATAATTCCGGCAAGATTGGGTTCTACCCGTTTTCCCAAAAAAGTATTGGCAGATATTGGCGGGACTCCTATGGTTGTAGCTACTGCAAATGCAGTTAAAAGTGTAGATGATGTAGCTGTAGCAACAGATTCTAAAGAGGTAATGGATATTTGTAAATCAAACAACATAAAAGCTGTTATGACCAGCAGTGAACACAAAAGCGGAACTGACCGCATAAATGAAGCAGCTGCACGACTTGGTTTAGATGATAATGAGATAATTATAAATGTACAGGCAGATGAACCATTTATTGAACCAGAAGTTGTTGAAAAATTAAAACAACTGGTTGAATCAACTTGCAATAACAACCGCATAATGATATGCTCTGCATACAAAGCTATCTCAAAAGAGGATGCCAAAGATCCAAATATTGTAAAAGTTATAACAGATGAGAGCGGTTTTGCCATATATTTTTCTAGAAGTATGATTCCTTATGATAGAGACGGAGGATTTGACAGCTACAAAGGGCATCTTGGACTTTATGGATTTACAAGAAGAATGCTTGAAAATTTTTGCAACCTTCCACACGCACCGCTGGAGCACATTGAAAAGCTTGAACAGTTACGTGCACTCTCACACGGGTATGCTATAGCTATGACAGAGGTTAAAACAGAGAGTTTTGGCATTGATACGCCAGAAGATTTACAGAGGGCTATTGCCTGTTTATAACAGGAATCAGCTCAATACCTCTTTTCTGTTTGTCCTGCTCTGCAGATAGTCTGAAATCTGCATTAGTGAAAATGTAACAAGAAAGATCATAAGTCCTGGGAAAAAACTGATCCACCAGGCAATCTCCATAACCTCTTTACCTTCGCTAATAAGGCTACCCCAGCTCATTTGTGGTGGTGTAATTCCAAGTCCTAAAAAGCTAAGTGCACTCTCACTTAAAATTGCACCGCCTACTCCAAAGGTGAAGCTTACAAAAAATATTGGTGCCAGTAGAGGAGCAAAATATTTTAGAATAATTTTTAGAGGGTTAACATTGGCAATTTTAAGGATTTTAATAAAAGGCTTTTCACTTATAGAAAAACTTTCAGCACGGATCATTCTTGCCATTGTCATCCAACCTGTTACTGAAATAACAAAAATCAAAACCCAAACTGATGCTTCAACATAACTAACAAGAGCCAACAAAAGAAAAAATGTAGGAAAAGTTAAAAATAGGTCAACAAGAATGACAAAACCTTTATCGACTTTTCCTTTAAAAAATCCAGCTGTAATGCCAATAATTAAACCAAGCATAGATGCTATCAAAGCACTTCCTACACCAATAATTAAAGATACCCTACCGCCATACATTAAACGGGCAAAAAGGTCTCGTCCCAAACGGTCTGTACCAAAAGGGTGTTCTAATGTTGGCGGCAGCAAAAGTGCGTCTGGATTTAAGTCATATGGATTTACATTATAAATATAAGGTCCTAAAAAAGAGAATAAAAAAATAGATATTAAAATACCTATACTAATACAAGGACATCTCATTGACTACTGTTTCATTCCAAGAAGTGTCTGAATCATCTGATCAATAGTTGTAATGACTTTTGCACTTGCCTGATATCCGGTTTGATACTTCATAAGATTGGTCATCTCTTCATCTATATCGACTTTGCTTATGCTGTCGAACTCATCTACTACACTGTTTAAAAGCGCTTTGGATGTCTCATTCATTGTATGAGCTGATGCAGTAACATCAGCAACTCCAGTGACACTCATTCTAAAAAAACCGCCTAATGTATCAGTTGAATATGGTTTATCTGTTCCATTTATATAAAAATCTACTTTTTTATACTGCAATTCAACCATACTGTTTGCTAGAGTATTATCTCCAGCAACTGGTGCACTATTTCCAGAAATTTTTGTCGGGTCTTTATCAAGAGATGATTCTAATGATATATTTGTAGCATCATCTCCATCTAAAAATCGTTCTAATCCCAATGCACCTGCAAATAGTGTAGGATTGTCAGGGTCTTTCTCTTCAATGGCAAATGTATATCCTGAGTTTGCTTTATCTGTATTCATACTTATTTGAAAAATATTTGAAGCACTTGCTGATAAATAATCATCAATATCATTTGTACCAAGATTGTCTGCATTATCATCCTGCTCAACAGAAAATTGTGCAGCAATATCTTCAAATGTCATATCTTTAGTTAGCGTTATCTCTCTTTTTGCAACCTCATTGCCATCTATATCATAAACTTTAACATAAAATGATCCTTCATTAATAGGAAGATCTGAATTAGATAATGTATTTTGTGGATCAATTTGCGTACTGCCGTCCATTTGAGTTGTAGCGTGGGATGCATATAAGTTATTTGTATTTACTATCAAACTATTTGCGAAACTATCTAATTCATCAATGATATTTTGAATATCTCCATTTGTAAATTTACCTAAATTTTGATCATAATCACTTCCTCGTAAAGAGAGAATTGCTCCAACTTCACCAGTTTTAATATAGTTTGTAATATCAAACTTCTCACCATCTTGTCTTTCATAATACAAACTACTGTATTGACTACCTTCAGCTGTTTTATCTAAAATAATAGGATGATATGTAGCTCCATCAACAAATGAAGCACCACCTATATTTAGATTATAATCACTTCCTGACTCTCTTAAGTTAGAATCTACAGTAGTATTAGAGCTTAATTCTCCTTTTGAAACAGAAACATCAATTAACTTACTTAATGTTAACTCTAATTTATCTCTTTGATCTCGAAGATCATTAGCGTTATTTCCACCTGCTTCATTTGCATTTATACGGGCATTTAACTCTGCAA encodes:
- a CDS encoding tRNA1(Val) (adenine(37)-N6)-methyltransferase — protein: MFLYDFISSYSPKGRLLDVGCGVGVIGLLLARDFNIDLTMVEKQDVMAKLAQRNIKVNKIDAELIKSDFLEFNATKPFDFIVSNPPFYHPDVIQSQNSHINACRYNTHLPIEPFFKKVASLLSSRGHFIFCYDASQLPQLLESLNKVALRAEELRMVHPKTDRAAKLVMIHARKNSKARLKVLPPFIVFEGDKYSTEAQEIFKKARTHTIKCQIS
- a CDS encoding tetratricopeptide repeat protein, yielding MSRNNLFIVSLITLLLVGGCADKSNIQNRSEIDVDSKIEKFENELGYIMHALYYKEHGDYIKAYALFDKLYKETKKIEYKIESLKLLISLGGYESAQKEIVSFLKHHSNNVTLYRLLTLAELKLNYVDKALESAKKALKIDPESMENIDLVASIYLVMQKYQEAIDLYNQYYSKHHDDQSLIKIASITFHKLKDVNKTIQMLRSHTQFIGCSEKICTFLAEIYRQRSDLNNMAKIYANLYKTTKKSEYAQKAAEIYAYEKKYDQAIELLESSKTDNRLLLAILKQIRQFKKAAKLAKQIYDNSLDPIWLAEYGILLFEAAEKKNDKKLLNSVVDKLNRAIEQGLDDPLYYNYLGYLLIDNDIDINRGIKLVKKALKAEPDSAFYIDSLAWGYYKLDQCDEAYKLMKKVVEKLGMEDEEIKNHMKKIQECRSKKK
- a CDS encoding YkgJ family cysteine cluster protein, whose translation is MSDIIKKDGYNFAFDPKACETCEGNCCIGESGHIWVSVQKIPEMAAFLNIDEESFIKQYLEKVGYRFSIKEKVVVEGEYDCIFFDREKKRCAIYPVRPIQCRTFPFWEYFKDNEEELKAECPGIISL
- the kdsB gene encoding 3-deoxy-manno-octulosonate cytidylyltransferase; translation: MIIIPARLGSTRFPKKVLADIGGTPMVVATANAVKSVDDVAVATDSKEVMDICKSNNIKAVMTSSEHKSGTDRINEAAARLGLDDNEIIINVQADEPFIEPEVVEKLKQLVESTCNNNRIMICSAYKAISKEDAKDPNIVKVITDESGFAIYFSRSMIPYDRDGGFDSYKGHLGLYGFTRRMLENFCNLPHAPLEHIEKLEQLRALSHGYAIAMTEVKTESFGIDTPEDLQRAIACL
- a CDS encoding ABC transporter permease, whose translation is MRCPCISIGILISIFLFSFLGPYIYNVNPYDLNPDALLLPPTLEHPFGTDRLGRDLFARLMYGGRVSLIIGVGSALIASMLGLIIGITAGFFKGKVDKGFVILVDLFLTFPTFFLLLALVSYVEASVWVLIFVISVTGWMTMARMIRAESFSISEKPFIKILKIANVNPLKIILKYFAPLLAPIFFVSFTFGVGGAILSESALSFLGLGITPPQMSWGSLISEGKEVMEIAWWISFFPGLMIFLVTFSLMQISDYLQSRTNRKEVLS
- the trpC gene encoding indole-3-glycerol phosphate synthase TrpC, with the translated sequence MILDEIIARTKIDLERKKKEYPLEWLGRSLAYNPFPPRDVHKVLKSTEENPYRIIAEVKKASPSKGVIREDFDPLMIAKEYEEGGADALSILTEPHYFKGDIEYLTQIRRYVPMPLLRKDFIIDKYQLVEALVYGADFVLLIAKALTRKQLKELLEYTWHLGMEALVEIHDKKDLIKAIFAGANIIGINHRNLETFEMDMNLSEKLIPLIPNSKIIVAESGIYDHEQVKHLHEVGADAFLVGEHFMRQDDISGALKKLKGKQ
- the flgK gene encoding flagellar hook-associated protein FlgK, with product MSSIFNALHIGYSGLKTSQVAIDTVGHNIANAENPYYTRQRVSIDPRTPLNTVPGDVGLGAKVTQIVRIHDEFVYKRLKDSSASSEYNQLRQDVLDQVSSYFPEIDKNGIYNGMQDYFNAWNDFAKNSDDSSLKINLAEQTRIFTSTIRETRDKLDELQKSLDDRLKTNIDEINRIGKDIAELNARINANEAGGNNANDLRDQRDKLELTLSKLIDVSVSKGELSSNTTVDSNLRESGSDYNLNIGGASFVDGATYHPIILDKTAEGSQYSSLYYERQDGEKFDITNYIKTGEVGAILSLRGSDYDQNLGKFTNGDIQNIIDELDSFANSLIVNTNNLYASHATTQMDGSTQIDPQNTLSNSDLPINEGSFYVKVYDIDGNEVAKREITLTKDMTFEDIAAQFSVEQDDNADNLGTNDIDDYLSASASNIFQISMNTDKANSGYTFAIEEKDPDNPTLFAGALGLERFLDGDDATNISLESSLDKDPTKISGNSAPVAGDNTLANSMVELQYKKVDFYINGTDKPYSTDTLGGFFRMSVTGVADVTASAHTMNETSKALLNSVVDEFDSISKVDIDEEMTNLMKYQTGYQASAKVITTIDQMIQTLLGMKQ